cctgggcttTGGAGCACAGGTGGTGGTTTTGGGGCACAGGGTCACTCTGGGGAGGGGCGGGGGGACCAGCAAGGTGCTATTTCCAATCTCCTCAGTCAACAGTTTATATATATTTGGATCCAACGACTCTGTTTTCACGGTGTTTGGGGACTCGGCCTTTTGTATTGTCACAGCATGGCAGCGGGGGTTGTGGGTTTTGTTTAGGtttattttttacataaaaGATTTGGTTTTTATAGTGAAAGATGCCCGTGTTGGTTTCTTTAACGTGGCCACGAGACCGTGACCACCTCTCACTGCATCCTTGGGCTGCCCACTGGGAATGGCAGAGTGGTTCCTTATCCCCAAACTGCCCTGTTGCCTTCACCCCAAGGGTCCTTCCCTGTCCCTACAGGGTGTTGAGGTGTCCCTTGGCCATCCCTCTGTGCCATCCCCCCTCCCATTCAATACACCAAGTGCAGCTGAtttaaagtgcatttttaaaacCAGAGCACCCGAGCATCCCCAGTTCCAGAGAAGAAGCTTTTAGCTTAATCACTGGAGctgttcctttcccttcctctcctgctcctcctcttcctcccaacGTTTTGGATCAACATTcatcagctgcagcaggcactgtcagcacccagagccaggggctgcagtggggcAAGAGGTGGgagcacatccctgctgcagggagcccaaaaacaaaaaacccagagcTCCCTCCCAGTCATCCCACAGTGGGGTTCCTGTTGGGGTGCTGCACTTAGAGCAGAAGGGAGGATGGGGCTTCCCAGAGAGCCCCTCATGCTGTGTTTGGTGTTTGGGGAGGGGTTTTCATTCCAAGCCCCTCCTGCATGGACGGCGAGGGCTGCCCTGTGTTTATCCTTGTGTTTATCCCTGCCAGGGGGGCCCGTGGTCAGGGGGATTCCAGCCCCCCGTGACCCTCCGTGCTCTGGCAGGATTtgagctgccctccctgcaggtcCAGCTCCGCAGGAGAATTCATTAGCTGTGACTCATTACATTTATTGATATTACATGAATCGATGCTTTTTGCCAGATGGATTCTGGCTCCATCCTTCATTTTTCCTTATTAATTTAGCGTGCCTCCTGCCCCTGTTGCTGGTGTTtgtgtgctggtggcagggacCCTTTGGGCTGGGTTgagcctcagtttccctgctgaggatgaggagggtgaCCCCACATCCCCTCCCTCAGCAGAggaaggctgtgctgctgctgctgcccttttctccttccccacaCAGCAGAAGGAATCACTCAGCCCTGGAAAACTCTGGGCCTCGGGACCCCCGGACATTGAAGCTGCCCCTCAGATtgaggagggatggaggggtcGGGCTGGGGGGTCTTTATCGGGATGAAGGCGGCAGTTCACTGCTCGGGACCACCCCAGGGGCTTtctggaggaggaagatgaggatgaggaagaggaggaacatcccagtgctccagagGTATCGGGGACCACCCTGTGCTCAGCGGGCACCTCCGTGCCAGGGGCGCCGCGGGTGGCAGCGCTCGGAGGGCAGCGCGGGTGGCGGCGGGGAGGGGGGGACCCGCGCCGCGCGTGGGCGTGGACGGGGCGGCTGCGGGCGGGTCCGGCGCTGCTGCGTGGGCCGGGTCCGGCGGGACCCGCGGCGCtccgggggctgcggggcctcggcgctgcccggggccgggggggccGGAGCCGGTGCGGGGCCGGTGCGGGGCCGGTGCGGGGCGCAtggcggggctgcgggcgctCTGGCTGCTGGCGGCGGCTCTGGGGGCGGCGGGGGGACACCCCCAACCCTGCCGCGTCCCGGCGCCCCCCgggcccagccccggccccgccgtgcGCCTCGGGGCGCTGCTACCGCCCGCGCCCGCCCGCGCCCGGCTCCGCGCCGCGCTGGCCCGAGCTGCCGGCACCGGTACCGGCCCCGGGGAGGGGACGCTGCCCCACAACCTCAGCCTGGAGGTGGTGGGGGGCGGCCCGGCGGCGCGGGACCCCGGCTCGCTGGCGCGGTGGGTGTGCGGGGCGCTGGCGGGGCGCGGCGTGGCCGCCGTCCTGGCgctgccccgctcccgccgggagctgctccagctcgaCTTCCTCGCCGCCGCCCTCCAGGTCCCCTTCGTCAGCATCCTGGACACCCGCTGGCCGCTGCCCTTCCGAGCGCAGGTGAGACCCGCAGCGCCGGCACTGCCCGCAGATCCCGTCCCCGCTCCCGTCCTGGCTCCGTCCGTGCTCCTGCCCCGGTCCCTGTCCCGGATCCATACCGGCTCTATCCCGGTCCCCGTCCCGGATCCATACCGGCTCTATCCCGGTCCCCGTCCCGGATCCATACCGGCTCTATCTCGATCCCAGCCCCGGATCCATACCGGCTCTATCCCGATCCCCGTCCCGGGTCCATACCGGCTCTATCCCGGTCCCCGTCCCGGATCCATACCGGCTCTATCCCGGTCCCCGTCCCGGGTCCATACCGGCTCTATCTCGATCCCCGCCCCGGATCCATACCGGCTCTATCCCGATCCCCGTCCCGGGTCCATACCGGCTCTATCCCGATCTCCCTCTCGATTCCATCCCGGCTCTGTTCCGCGGGTTCTCCTCCCGGCTCGGACCTGCCTCCAATCCCGGCTTCAATTCCAGCTCCAATTCGGAATCCCAACCACTCATCCTTGCTGCATCCCGACTATCTCCGAGATCCAACCCGGCTCTGTTCTCTCTCGTTCTTCtcttccatcccagccccttcccatccTCATTCCCACCTCCATGCTGCCTCCACCCCAGCCTCATCCTGTGCCCCATCCTGGCTCTCTGTCTCCCATCTCAGCTCTATTCCAGCCCCCTCTTGGCCCTCATTCCAGCCCTATCCTGGCTCTATCCCAGCTCCCATCTCAGCTCTCTCCTGGCTCCTTGCCCAGCTCTATCCCAGACCCAATTCCAGCTTTCACTCCAAGGTAAGTTCCCTGGTTCctcaggagctctgcagcccccagccccaatCCCCACTCCAAAGGGCTTTGGGATGTGTCCTGGCAGTGCATCCCAGACAGGAATTGGGCAGGGGATGACCAGGGAGTGTGGGATGACCTCGGGGCAGGTGGGTCCATGTCTGGCGCTGCCTCTGGGCTCTTCCCGTGGGtaggggcacagccaggacccTCGTGTGTTGGCAGAGCCCCTTCCACTTCCACATGGACCGGCAGAGCTCCCCGGAGACGCTGGTGGATGTGCTGGTGAGCATCCTGCACGCCAACGACTGGCAGGAGACCAGCCTGGTGCTCTGCCACCCCTGGGACATCGACAGCTTCCTCCACCTCTGGGCTCAGCGCTCCCAGCTCTTCCTCCGCACCGTCCTGGACCTGGGCTACCTGGATGAGCCCAGGGCCAGCCGCTACCTGCAGCAGCACGGGGACCGTGTCAGGAGCCTGTCCAGccccgtgctgctgctgggctgtgaccTGCCCCGCGCTCGACTCATCTTCCAGGCTGccgaggagctggggctgccgcTGCAGGAATTCCACTGGATGCTGGGCTTCCCGCTCAGCCCCGCTGAGCTGCAGACCGAGGGGCTGCCCCCGGGGCTGCTGGCCTTTGGGGAGGTGAGCCGGCCACCGCTGGAGCTCTTTGTACAGGACATGGTGGGACTGGTGTCCCAGGCCgttgcccaggctgcccagagcctcCCTGACCCCGCACAGCTGCAGACCACGGGGAGCTGCAATGAGAGGCACCGGGCAGGCAGCGAGGCCCCAGGGCTCTTCCTTGCACGGTAagggggagctgggggctcCTTTTTATCCCTATCCTGGCTCTGTGGTATTGGGGTGCATGGGAGGTTCTGCCCCAGACTTGGGATGGGGtaagggcagagcaggggacccttgggatgtgtgtgtgtagcCACCACCATGGGGCTCAGCCCCCTGGACGTGGTTAGCACTGCACAGGGGGAATGTGTCACTTCAGATCTCCTTAACACTGCCCGAGCATGGTCACTCTATAAATATTAATAACTCTtggccctggcagcacagcaagctgcagggccagatcctgctgctcctccttgaCCTTGTCCCTGCCCACGTCGGGCACGTCccgctcccagctcccagctcccagctcccagctcccagctttATCCCTTGAGCACCGGAGCAGTGAAACCCTTTCCTTGGCAGGTTCCTGGCCAACACCTCCTTCCACGGCCAGACAGGGCTGGTGAGTGTGAAGAACACGGTGTTGGTGAGGCCAGAGCAGCAATTCCGCATCTGGAGCCTGCGCAGGGACTCGCAGGGGGTCCCCACCTGGATGACGGCGGGCACCTGGAGCCACGgcaagctggagctggaggaggtcgtgtggcagagccagaggcagcacaagagccccgGGGAGGCGGCCGAGGGGGCCAGGACACGGCTGAGGGTGGTGACATTGGTGGAGCACCCCTTTGTGTTCACCAGGGAGGTGGATGAGGAAGGGAACTGCCCGGccgggcagctctgcctggaccCCGGCACAAACGACTCGGCCGTGCTGGACGCCCTCTTTGAGAAGATTGGCAGTGGCAACGGGTCAGTGCCACAGGAGTACAAGAAATGCTGCTACGGGTACTGCATCGACCTGCTGGAGAAGCTGGCCGAGGACATGGCCTTTGATTTCGAGCTCTACATCGTGGGAGATGGGAAATACGGAGCCTGGAAGAACGGGCGCTGGACGGGGCTGGTGGGGGACCTGCTCAGTGGCACGGCCCACATGGCCGTCACCTCCTTCAGCATCAACTCGGCGAGGAGCAAAGTCATCGACTTCACCAGCCCCTTCTTCTCCACCAGCCTGGGCATCCTGGTGAGGACCAAGGACACGGCGTCGCCCATCGGGGCCTTCATGTGGCCCCTGCACTGGACCATGTGGGTGGGCATCTTCGTGGCGCTGCACATGACCGCGCTCTTCCTCACCCTCTACGAGTGGAAGAGCCCCTATGGAATGACCCCCCACGGGCGCAACCGCATGAAGGTCTTCTCCTACTCCTCAGCCCTCAACCTGTGCTACGCCATCCTCTTTGGGCGCACTGTGTCCAGCAAGACGCCCAAGTGCTGCACCGGCCGCTTCCTCATGAACCTCTGGGCCATCTTCTGCCTCCTGGTGCTCTCCAGCTACACGGCCAACCTGGCAGCTGTCATGGTGGGGGACAAGACCTTCGAGGAGCTCTCGGGCATCCATGACCCAAAGGTGAGCGTGTTCTGCTGCTTCagatgggctgggagagggatgaaggccagggaaggggctgaggggggTCCTGTCCTTCTTTTTGCACCTTCCTTCTTCTCTCCAGCCCCAGTTCTGTGTCTTGGCCCCTTCTAAGAGTGAGGGGGTCTTTGAGACCTGCAGAAAGCTTTGTGTGTGTTTCCCACTGGTGTtaaaccccagcctcagctccagggcagggggaaATGGGCTGAGTTCAGGCTGAGGCTCTTTCCTAGATATCCCCAAGAGCTCCTGCATCTCTGGGGCTGCCCAGACACCCTGCCTGGGactcagggctggggacacatccccagggatttgggaCACATTCCTGGGGCCAGGGGTGCTGATGCTCTGGTGCCTCCTTCCAGCTCCATCACCCCTCACAGGGCTTCCGCTTCGGCACGGTGTGGGAGAGCAGTGCTGAGGAGTACATCAAGAAGAGCTTCCCCGAGATGCACGAGTACATGCGGCGCTACAACGTCCCCACCACCCCTGACGGTGTCACCATGCTCAagtgaggggcagggagagcatgAGGGGCTCTCTCCAACCTTTTACCCCTCCCAGGGCATTTttttgccccagccctggagcctgTGCACCTCTGGGGGGGTGT
The Melospiza georgiana isolate bMelGeo1 chromosome 26, bMelGeo1.pri, whole genome shotgun sequence genome window above contains:
- the GRIN3B gene encoding glutamate receptor ionotropic, NMDA 3B is translated as MAGLRALWLLAAALGAAGGHPQPCRVPAPPGPSPGPAVRLGALLPPAPARARLRAALARAAGTGTGPGEGTLPHNLSLEVVGGGPAARDPGSLARWVCGALAGRGVAAVLALPRSRRELLQLDFLAAALQVPFVSILDTRWPLPFRAQSPFHFHMDRQSSPETLVDVLVSILHANDWQETSLVLCHPWDIDSFLHLWAQRSQLFLRTVLDLGYLDEPRASRYLQQHGDRVRSLSSPVLLLGCDLPRARLIFQAAEELGLPLQEFHWMLGFPLSPAELQTEGLPPGLLAFGEVSRPPLELFVQDMVGLVSQAVAQAAQSLPDPAQLQTTGSCNERHRAGSEAPGLFLARFLANTSFHGQTGLVSVKNTVLVRPEQQFRIWSLRRDSQGVPTWMTAGTWSHGKLELEEVVWQSQRQHKSPGEAAEGARTRLRVVTLVEHPFVFTREVDEEGNCPAGQLCLDPGTNDSAVLDALFEKIGSGNGSVPQEYKKCCYGYCIDLLEKLAEDMAFDFELYIVGDGKYGAWKNGRWTGLVGDLLSGTAHMAVTSFSINSARSKVIDFTSPFFSTSLGILVRTKDTASPIGAFMWPLHWTMWVGIFVALHMTALFLTLYEWKSPYGMTPHGRNRMKVFSYSSALNLCYAILFGRTVSSKTPKCCTGRFLMNLWAIFCLLVLSSYTANLAAVMVGDKTFEELSGIHDPKLHHPSQGFRFGTVWESSAEEYIKKSFPEMHEYMRRYNVPTTPDGVTMLKTEPAKLNAFIMDKSLLDYEVSIDSDCKLLTVGKPFAIEGYGIGLPQNSPLTSNVSEFISRYKSSGFIDLLHDKWYKMVPCGKRVFAVTETLQMGIYHFSGLFVLLCIGLSGSLLTSLGEHVFYRLVLPRIRRKKKFNYWLHTSQKIHRALNMGTEERKSQQLKLEQRCEPQPRPAPGAAPQPWSALRREARRVRFQLDKAPPEEEEGSPPWHPGNGRPPQPLDRAAGENELRQLEEKIQEMREQLRAALLRKSELVSVLGTAKGGRALPAPLATEEQREERPSSAPPQDGRD